A region of Myxococcales bacterium DNA encodes the following proteins:
- a CDS encoding peroxiredoxin — protein sequence MSLVQKPAPDFKATAVFANGDEKEISLSSLQGKYVVLFFYPFDFTFVCPTEILAFSNHIEEFKKRNVEVLGVSIDSAHVHRAWRATKVEDGGIGPIGYPLVADVNKDIARAYGVLLDGGMALRGTFLIDKAGTVRQETVNDLPLGRSVEETLRLVDALQYVEEHGEVCPAGWQKGKTAMKANPAGVAAYLKENATSL from the coding sequence ATGTCCCTCGTTCAGAAGCCCGCCCCCGATTTCAAGGCCACCGCCGTCTTCGCCAACGGCGATGAGAAGGAGATCTCGCTCTCCTCGCTCCAGGGCAAGTACGTCGTCCTGTTCTTCTACCCGTTCGACTTCACGTTCGTTTGCCCGACCGAGATCCTCGCGTTCTCGAACCACATCGAGGAGTTCAAGAAGCGCAACGTCGAGGTGCTCGGCGTGTCGATCGACTCGGCGCACGTGCACCGTGCGTGGCGTGCGACCAAGGTGGAGGACGGCGGTATCGGCCCGATCGGCTACCCGCTCGTCGCCGACGTGAACAAGGACATCGCGCGCGCCTACGGCGTGCTCCTCGACGGCGGCATGGCCCTCCGCGGCACGTTCCTCATCGACAAGGCGGGCACGGTCCGCCAGGAGACGGTCAACGACCTCCCGCTCGGGCGCTCGGTCGAGGAGACCCTCCGCCTGGTCGACGCGCTCCAGTACGTGGAGGAGCACGGCGAGGTGTGCCCCGCCGGCTGGCAGAAGGGCAAGACCGCGATGAAGGCGAACCCCGCCGGTGTGGCGGCGTACCTCAAGGAGAACGCGACGTCGCTCTGA
- a CDS encoding cytochrome c family protein yields the protein MTRKASKPLAASFASFATFTLALVLGVVGALSLALADSAPTAAPGAPSAPSGAAAASAPTPAGAAAVIARGGLVIPSSFSSGHAPLAGGAKVPLKWLPPGAFEPDTGPSEAIYPPQSLTIRFNHKLHMTRVGAKCTSCHKSALTSQSAQDRLVPAPATCDNCHGTDHANLAAVKPGDDLTGQCAFCHEGYKPTDGNRVAKLVLPRANMIFNHKKHADKNINCQQCHGDVQELELATRDQLPRMRGCFGCHQYPDAAARGTAKGECENCHISGGASTGGKMKIAFPSGTLKPPRWMHNAGHTPDFLERHKMVAANDSQLCANCHKEDFCTACHDGRVRPRNIHPNDYISMHPVEARLGMQKCQSCHREQSFCLQCHQRLGITMSGPGDVRSAGRFHPPKAVWSDPPRQPGHHSQEAKRNLNACVSCHVERDCVVCHGGQGIGGGFNPHQGGFLAGCQSQFSRNPRPCYVCHDPQDGKLDRCR from the coding sequence ATGACCCGCAAGGCCTCGAAGCCGCTGGCGGCCTCCTTCGCCTCTTTCGCGACGTTCACGCTCGCGCTGGTGCTCGGGGTGGTGGGGGCGCTCTCGCTCGCGCTCGCCGACTCCGCGCCCACCGCGGCGCCGGGCGCGCCCTCTGCGCCGAGCGGGGCGGCCGCCGCCTCGGCCCCGACGCCCGCCGGCGCGGCGGCGGTCATCGCGCGCGGCGGCCTGGTCATCCCGAGCTCGTTCTCGAGCGGCCACGCGCCGCTCGCCGGTGGCGCCAAGGTGCCGCTCAAGTGGCTGCCGCCGGGCGCCTTCGAGCCGGACACCGGCCCGAGCGAGGCCATCTACCCGCCTCAGTCGCTCACGATCCGCTTCAACCACAAGCTCCACATGACCCGCGTGGGCGCGAAGTGCACCTCGTGCCACAAGAGCGCGCTCACGAGCCAGTCGGCGCAGGACCGCCTCGTGCCGGCTCCGGCCACCTGCGACAACTGCCACGGCACCGACCACGCGAACCTCGCCGCCGTGAAGCCCGGCGACGACCTCACGGGGCAGTGCGCGTTCTGCCACGAGGGCTACAAGCCGACCGACGGCAACCGCGTCGCGAAGCTCGTGCTCCCTCGGGCGAACATGATCTTCAACCACAAGAAGCACGCCGACAAGAACATCAACTGCCAGCAGTGCCACGGCGACGTGCAGGAGCTCGAGCTGGCGACGCGCGATCAGCTCCCCCGCATGCGCGGCTGCTTTGGCTGCCACCAGTACCCCGACGCCGCCGCGCGCGGCACGGCGAAGGGCGAGTGCGAGAACTGCCACATCAGCGGCGGGGCGTCGACCGGCGGCAAGATGAAGATCGCGTTCCCCAGCGGCACGCTGAAGCCGCCACGGTGGATGCACAACGCCGGGCACACGCCCGATTTCCTCGAACGCCACAAGATGGTGGCCGCCAACGACTCGCAGCTTTGCGCGAACTGCCACAAGGAAGACTTCTGCACCGCCTGCCACGACGGCCGGGTGCGCCCGCGCAACATCCACCCGAACGACTACATCTCCATGCACCCGGTGGAGGCGCGCCTAGGCATGCAGAAGTGCCAGAGCTGCCACCGCGAGCAGAGCTTCTGCCTCCAGTGCCACCAGCGCCTGGGCATCACCATGAGCGGCCCCGGCGACGTGCGGTCGGCCGGTCGATTCCACCCGCCGAAGGCGGTCTGGAGCGATCCGCCGCGCCAGCCCGGCCACCACTCGCAAGAGGCCAAGCGCAACCTGAACGCGTGCGTGTCGTGCCACGTCGAGCGTGACTGCGTCGTGTGCCACGGCGGCCAGGGCATCGGGGGCGGGTTCAACCCCCACCAGGGCGGGTTCCTCGCCGGCTGCCAGTCGCAGTTCTCGCGCAACCCGCGCCCCTGCTACGTGTGCCACGACCCTCAGGACGGGAAGCTCGACCGATGCCGCTGA
- a CDS encoding YbjN domain-containing protein: MTAPDARAVVESALRTLGLVPDEILVSRPDAECAWAMKRGSARALVALVTREITGHPAQHLRVVAPVVAFADEGSDVPREALFLRVLELNAAGLAACAFGVLGDSIVLVSERPTQDLDEGEVLYAIRQVAALADVFDDQLVASFGGRRSSDPEATASPPTA; this comes from the coding sequence GTGACCGCGCCCGACGCGCGGGCCGTCGTGGAGAGCGCGCTTCGCACGCTCGGGCTCGTGCCCGACGAGATCCTCGTGTCGCGGCCCGACGCCGAGTGCGCGTGGGCGATGAAGCGGGGCAGCGCGAGGGCGCTCGTCGCGCTCGTGACGCGCGAGATCACGGGCCACCCGGCGCAGCACCTCCGCGTCGTAGCGCCGGTCGTGGCGTTCGCCGACGAGGGCAGCGACGTCCCGCGCGAGGCGCTCTTCCTCCGCGTATTGGAGCTGAACGCGGCCGGCCTGGCGGCCTGCGCGTTCGGCGTCCTTGGCGACTCGATCGTGCTCGTGTCCGAACGACCCACGCAGGACCTCGACGAGGGCGAGGTCCTCTACGCCATCCGGCAGGTCGCGGCGCTCGCAGACGTCTTCGACGACCAGCTCGTCGCGTCGTTCGGCGGTCGCCGCTCCAGCGATCCAGAGGCGACGGCCTCCCCCCCCACCGCCTGA